A stretch of Dysidea avara chromosome 5, odDysAvar1.4, whole genome shotgun sequence DNA encodes these proteins:
- the LOC136255038 gene encoding uncharacterized protein: MVECHISLPKPFSSGDVKDWFQRFEICATANGWKEEDQAIKLPTLLEGEALAIWLELTADQQKDYTVAKREIQNAMMPVGFVSLDEFHRRKLRPGEAIPVFVHDLKKLFEMAIPGMNKEAKDALLLHQFVAGLPELITKQLRASGEVKTLEGAVTRARLLMTVDSQAVSTVRDVAEEQTEVQKLRDQVALLTEQMASLSTCQGGYQQQRRKPRCFICGQPANQVTWQETVGIRETDRGRLHRAAGIPAHKLHC; encoded by the exons atggttgAGTGTCACATCAGTCTACCCAAGCCTTTTTCCAGCGGAGATGTCAAGGACTGGTTCCAAAGGTTTGAGATATGCGCGACTGCGAATGGGTGGAAGGAAGAAGACCAAGCGATCAAGTTACCGACGTTGTTGGAGGGGGAAGCACTGGCCATTTGGCTCGAACTTACAGCGGACCAGCAGAAAGATTACACGGTTGCTAAAAGAGAAATACAGAACGCAATGATGCCCGTGGGATTCGTATCGCTGGATGAGTTCCATCGAAGAAAGTTGAGGCCTGGCGAAGCGATCCCTGTATTTGTTCATGATCTCAAGAAGTTGTTCGAAATGGCTATCCCTGGTATGAATAAGGAAGCAAAGGACGCCTTATTGTTACATCAGTTTGTTGCTGGTTTGCCGGAGCTGATAACCAAGCAGTTACGAGCGTCAGGAGAAGTTAAGACGCTTGAAGGGGCAGTCACTCGTGCTAGGTTGCTGATGACGGTTGATTCACAGGCAGTCTCCACTGTCAGAGATGTTGCTGAGGAGCAGACAGAGGTGCAGAAATTAAGAGACCAAGTGGCACTGCTGACGGAGCAGATGGCTTCCTTGTCAACGTGTCAAGGTGGCTATCAACAACAAAGGAGGAAACCAAGATGTTTTATTTGTGGCCAACCAG CCAACCAGGTCACCTGGCAAGAAACTGTTGGTATCAGGGAAACGGACAGGGGGCGTCTGCACAGGGCAGCAGGCATCCCCGCCCATAAGCTCCACTGCTGA